A stretch of the Brevinematales bacterium genome encodes the following:
- a CDS encoding DUF86 domain-containing protein, which yields MKFEEFNHDSKTQLAVTRLFEIIGEAAKHIPTEIKREFPEIHWKKMTAMRNIMIHEYFGINNEIIWKTVKEILPELKVQMENVRKKNL from the coding sequence ATGAAATTTGAAGAATTCAATCACGATTCAAAGACCCAACTTGCAGTCACCCGTCTCTTTGAAATTATCGGCGAAGCTGCTAAACATATCCCAACAGAAATAAAGCGGGAATTCCCTGAAATTCATTGGAAAAAAATGACTGCGATGAGAAATATTATGATACATGAGTATTTCGGTATTAATAATGAGATAATATGGAAAACCGTAAAAGAGATACTGCCGGAATTAAAGGTACAGATGGAAAATGTTCGAAAGAAAAACCTTTAA
- a CDS encoding nucleotidyltransferase family protein — protein MKTLAEIVEVLQAQKLLLEQKYHIREIGVFGSYVRGEQTEKSDLDILVSFTENPNLFEFFDLRDSIGKLLKTKVDLVTKDSLKPNIGKHILSEVKYL, from the coding sequence ATGAAGACACTTGCTGAAATTGTAGAGGTTCTACAAGCACAAAAACTTTTACTGGAACAGAAATATCATATTAGGGAAATCGGAGTGTTTGGGTCGTATGTGCGCGGCGAACAAACTGAAAAAAGCGACTTGGATATATTGGTATCGTTCACCGAAAACCCCAATCTTTTTGAATTTTTTGACCTTCGGGATAGTATCGGGAAATTGTTGAAAACAAAGGTGGATTTGGTGACTAAGGATTCGCTCAAACCGAATATCGGGAAACATATTTTAAGTGAGGTAAAGTATCTGTGA
- a CDS encoding DUF86 domain-containing protein — protein MKDYKIFLRHILTEAEVLERNSVNLGYDSFIKNEILCRAFIRSPEIIGEAVKNIPDDIKGKYPEVEWKKLAGMRDKLIHHYFGIDYEMIWDAINRKIPQLKIQVESIIEEEAK, from the coding sequence ATGAAAGACTATAAGATATTTTTACGGCATATACTTACCGAAGCGGAAGTGCTGGAAAGGAATTCGGTAAATCTGGGGTATGATAGTTTTATAAAAAATGAAATACTATGCAGGGCGTTTATCCGAAGTCCGGAGATTATCGGGGAAGCGGTGAAAAATATCCCGGACGATATAAAGGGAAAATACCCTGAAGTAGAATGGAAGAAACTCGCCGGGATGCGCGATAAACTGATCCATCATTATTTCGGTATCGATTATGAAATGATCTGGGACGCGATAAACCGTAAAATACCTCAATTGAAAATACAGGTTGAGAGTATTATAGAGGAAGAAGCTAAATAG
- a CDS encoding nucleotidyltransferase family protein: MKNTNELLQVIQSNKDRIKRFGVKKIGIFGSFARNEQRPDSDVDFIVEFESGRKNFDSYMELCFFLEDILQMKVDVLTPEGIDPLMKPGIEKEAVYERL; the protein is encoded by the coding sequence ATGAAAAATACAAACGAATTATTGCAGGTCATTCAGTCAAATAAAGACCGGATAAAAAGATTCGGCGTAAAAAAAATCGGCATATTCGGTTCGTTCGCCCGGAACGAACAGCGTCCCGACAGCGATGTAGATTTCATTGTCGAATTCGAGTCAGGCAGGAAAAATTTCGACAGTTATATGGAACTCTGTTTCTTTCTTGAGGATATTTTACAGATGAAGGTAGACGTCCTGACTCCCGAAGGGATAGACCCGTTAATGAAACCGGGTATCGAGAAAGAGGCGGTGTATGAAAGACTATAA
- a CDS encoding sigma-54-dependent Fis family transcriptional regulator, with protein MKNKILVVDDEPAIRDTISDILDDEGYDVITAADGLDAEKKILTTDMDAVILDVMLPFKGGLDLLDFMHSDLPIVPVVIISGHGNIKLAVDAMKRGAYDFIEKPLSMERLISTVRNAVRIKELQTENINLRSKLEKPVQFIGESPIIKAILDKLENIAQSNASVLITGENGTGKEMIARMIHTQGARKFHAFVGVNCAAIPETLIESELFGHEKGAFTGAHKQKKGKFESAHKGTIFLDEVGDLSLSAQAKVLRVLQERELERVGGNEVVKVDVVVLAATNKDLTEAIRAGKFRQDLYYRLNVIPVQIPSLRERKDDIPMLIDFFIDEFATRNGREVKISKPAVNLLMNKTWPGNVRELRNFIQRLIVLTPSPVIEPEDVLKCSFPEEANLDTKYENQTLKDAKHQFEKGLIINRLIKCGMNITKAAESLEIERTYLHKKIKELEIDKELEFKE; from the coding sequence TTGAAGAACAAAATACTGGTGGTTGACGACGAACCGGCAATTCGCGATACCATATCCGATATTCTCGACGACGAGGGGTACGACGTTATCACCGCCGCCGACGGATTGGACGCGGAGAAGAAAATACTGACCACCGATATGGACGCGGTCATCCTCGACGTGATGCTCCCGTTCAAGGGAGGCCTCGACCTGCTCGATTTCATGCATTCCGATCTCCCGATCGTGCCGGTGGTGATTATCTCCGGCCACGGGAATATCAAGCTCGCCGTGGACGCTATGAAGCGCGGGGCATACGACTTTATCGAGAAACCGCTATCGATGGAGCGTCTCATCAGCACTGTCCGTAACGCGGTACGTATCAAGGAATTACAGACCGAGAATATCAACCTGCGGTCGAAGCTCGAGAAGCCCGTGCAGTTTATCGGCGAAAGCCCTATCATCAAGGCTATCCTCGATAAACTGGAAAATATCGCGCAGAGTAACGCGTCGGTACTGATCACCGGGGAGAACGGTACGGGTAAGGAAATGATCGCCCGGATGATACATACCCAGGGCGCCCGCAAGTTCCACGCGTTCGTCGGGGTGAACTGCGCCGCGATCCCGGAAACCCTGATCGAATCGGAGCTGTTCGGCCATGAGAAGGGGGCGTTCACCGGCGCGCACAAGCAGAAGAAGGGAAAGTTCGAATCGGCGCATAAGGGCACGATCTTCCTCGACGAGGTGGGCGACCTTAGCCTTTCCGCGCAGGCGAAGGTGCTGCGCGTGCTTCAGGAGCGCGAGCTCGAGCGTGTCGGCGGCAACGAGGTGGTGAAGGTGGACGTGGTGGTGCTCGCCGCGACCAACAAGGACCTGACCGAGGCGATCCGCGCCGGGAAGTTCCGCCAGGACCTCTACTACCGCCTGAACGTCATCCCCGTGCAAATCCCGTCGCTGCGGGAGCGGAAGGACGATATCCCGATGCTGATCGATTTCTTTATCGACGAATTCGCCACTAGGAACGGGCGCGAGGTGAAAATCTCCAAGCCCGCGGTCAACCTGCTGATGAATAAGACATGGCCCGGCAATGTCCGCGAGCTCCGCAACTTCATCCAGCGCCTGATCGTGCTGACTCCCTCGCCGGTGATCGAGCCGGAGGATGTGCTGAAGTGCAGTTTCCCCGAGGAGGCCAATCTCGACACCAAGTACGAGAATCAGACGCTGAAGGACGCCAAGCACCAGTTCGAGAAGGGTCTGATCATCAACCGGCTCATCAAGTGCGGGATGAATATCACGAAGGCGGCGGAGTCGCTGGAGATCGAACGGACGTACCTGCATAAGAAGATCAAGGAGCTGGAGATCGACAAGGAACTGGAGTTCAAGGAGTAG
- a CDS encoding HAMP domain-containing protein: protein MASLSNKIFYLIIILVIGSISIFLGLQTYSWLLSIGANETLRTVIPSVVFISSSLGLWVTSNFLKIFIFQQRGIKGYQLRGKISLYFLLVSMGSILLVGGMMYYLILLLEDSFIRSEREISQSLMKNYNELVELEKLNFERETLIRVLEKPGQFPVIFKITNNEIKFVREESGVLSGEILQSEGKIVGYYSSIVRARVTQMFYLGENYNVAVFHYQKKALFFVQHVPLYLYRPFAILNESMDSFSKLNTLKQYIQPITILSIIVFSVPILIAVFFISMSFGRRITSNIEDIATGTRIIADGNLNYRVKISSRDEIGDLAVNFNRMAQKLKIAAEQIKRMERLEAWQEMAKRLAHEVKNPLTPIKLSAERLMVTYGVKTPQEFAKILDKTVSTVINETQRLETLVNEFSKFARLPYLSITKSDIIAVLHEIGEFFRGAYPDFKLECECHRPEFIVEFDVNQFKQVIINIITNAIEACADREKQVKMTTSEADDRIQIAIRDKSGGISPAVQEKMFEPYYTTKASGTGLGLAIAERIILEHGGNIWFETDAEGTVFYLELPVRHDSGTLKGGMNIEEQNTGG, encoded by the coding sequence ATGGCTTCTTTATCAAATAAAATTTTCTACCTTATCATTATACTTGTCATCGGGTCTATTTCGATTTTCTTAGGTCTGCAAACCTATTCATGGCTCCTGTCCATCGGCGCGAACGAAACCCTTCGGACGGTTATCCCGTCGGTGGTCTTTATATCGTCGTCTCTCGGTCTATGGGTTACCTCGAACTTTTTAAAAATATTTATATTCCAGCAGCGCGGTATCAAGGGATATCAGCTTCGCGGGAAAATCTCCCTCTATTTCCTGTTGGTATCGATGGGTTCTATCCTGCTGGTCGGCGGGATGATGTACTACCTGATCCTGCTCCTGGAGGATTCGTTTATCCGTTCGGAACGCGAGATCAGCCAGAGCCTGATGAAGAACTATAACGAATTGGTCGAACTGGAAAAACTGAATTTCGAACGCGAGACCCTTATCCGTGTTCTCGAGAAACCCGGGCAATTCCCGGTAATCTTCAAAATCACGAATAACGAGATCAAGTTCGTCCGGGAAGAATCCGGCGTGCTCTCCGGGGAAATCCTCCAATCCGAGGGCAAGATAGTCGGATATTACAGTTCCATCGTCCGCGCCCGTGTGACCCAGATGTTCTATCTGGGCGAGAATTACAATGTCGCGGTGTTCCACTACCAGAAAAAGGCGTTGTTCTTCGTCCAGCATGTCCCCCTTTACCTGTACCGCCCGTTCGCGATACTCAACGAGAGTATGGATAGTTTCAGTAAGCTGAACACGTTAAAACAGTACATCCAGCCGATCACTATCCTGTCGATCATCGTCTTTTCGGTGCCGATCCTGATAGCGGTATTCTTTATCAGTATGTCGTTCGGGCGGAGGATCACGTCGAATATCGAGGATATCGCGACCGGTACGAGGATTATCGCCGACGGTAACCTGAACTACCGGGTGAAAATCAGTTCGCGCGACGAGATCGGCGACCTGGCGGTAAATTTTAACAGGATGGCGCAGAAGCTGAAAATCGCCGCCGAGCAGATCAAGCGTATGGAGCGTCTGGAGGCCTGGCAGGAGATGGCGAAACGTCTCGCCCACGAGGTCAAGAACCCGCTCACTCCGATCAAACTTTCCGCCGAGCGCCTCATGGTTACCTACGGGGTAAAGACGCCCCAGGAGTTCGCGAAAATTCTCGACAAGACGGTATCGACTGTGATCAACGAGACCCAGCGATTGGAGACACTGGTGAACGAGTTCTCAAAGTTCGCGAGGCTTCCCTACCTGAGCATCACGAAATCCGATATTATCGCGGTGCTCCATGAAATCGGCGAGTTTTTCCGTGGGGCTTATCCCGACTTTAAGCTCGAGTGCGAGTGCCATAGGCCGGAATTTATAGTGGAGTTCGACGTCAACCAGTTCAAGCAGGTAATCATAAATATCATCACAAACGCGATAGAAGCTTGTGCCGATAGGGAAAAACAGGTTAAAATGACTACCAGCGAAGCGGACGACCGGATTCAAATCGCGATCAGAGATAAAAGCGGGGGAATCAGCCCCGCGGTACAGGAAAAGATGTTCGAGCCGTACTATACGACTAAAGCCAGCGGAACCGGGCTCGGCCTCGCGATAGCCGAAAGAATCATACTCGAGCATGGCGGGAATATCTGGTTCGAGACCGATGCGGAAGGCACCGTGTTCTATCTGGAACTGCCGGTGCGCCATGACAGCGGAACTTTAAAAGGAGGAATGAACATTGAAGAACAAAATACTGGTGGTTGA
- a CDS encoding DUF4390 domain-containing protein produces the protein MRRSKYSCLLFLLGVFLFFLAPSVYASKFQIAEMEIKSQFITLSIHSFFLDELDVVKILGDGIEVDVMYEFWVFRDTGPILPDEIVTNFSFKFTVKKDIINQGYEIEWQKEGALKTMWSDNLDQVLYLIMNPKGVKVIYIDDLSGSESYYVETQLNATSLKLYPPLSLIYNLFGKWSYSTARIQSGMFNKNGFFIK, from the coding sequence ATGCGACGGAGCAAATACTCCTGCCTGCTCTTTCTGCTGGGAGTTTTCCTATTTTTCCTTGCCCCCTCTGTTTACGCGTCGAAATTCCAGATCGCGGAAATGGAAATTAAAAGCCAGTTTATTACCCTTTCCATCCATAGTTTTTTTTTAGATGAGCTTGATGTAGTGAAGATTCTGGGCGACGGAATCGAAGTGGATGTGATGTACGAGTTTTGGGTGTTCCGCGACACGGGGCCGATCCTTCCCGATGAGATTGTGACGAATTTTTCATTCAAGTTTACGGTGAAAAAGGATATTATCAATCAGGGCTATGAGATCGAATGGCAGAAAGAAGGCGCGCTCAAGACGATGTGGTCGGATAATCTCGATCAGGTACTTTACTTGATAATGAACCCGAAGGGTGTTAAGGTTATCTATATCGACGATTTATCAGGGTCGGAATCTTATTATGTGGAGACTCAGCTGAATGCGACGTCGCTGAAACTGTATCCCCCGCTGAGTCTGATTTACAACCTTTTTGGGAAATGGAGTTATTCCACGGCGAGAATCCAATCCGGGATGTTTAATAAAAATGGCTTCTTTATCAAATAA
- a CDS encoding HPr family phosphocarrier protein: MKQVSVTISNEYGLHARPASLLANTASQFTSEIRIIKEGKEVNAKSIMNLLLLAAGKDTVIIVSADGSDESDALEAIRFLIEERKFDEK; encoded by the coding sequence ATGAAGCAAGTTTCTGTCACCATCTCCAACGAATACGGACTGCACGCGAGACCGGCTTCGCTTCTTGCGAATACGGCGAGTCAATTCACGAGCGAGATCCGCATTATAAAAGAGGGTAAGGAAGTTAATGCTAAGAGCATTATGAATCTATTACTCCTCGCGGCCGGAAAGGATACGGTTATCATAGTATCCGCCGACGGTTCCGACGAGTCCGATGCGCTCGAGGCAATCCGCTTTCTAATCGAGGAAAGGAAGTTTGATGAGAAATAA
- the hprK gene encoding HPr(Ser) kinase/phosphatase, with amino-acid sequence MAEELKLKSIKVSKLLEIDESQNFLMGFEVLAGGAGLDKDITCPEINRPGLTLSGFMEHFASERIQVLGRGEVAYIEKLISDNETENIENFFKYDIPVCIITHGQDIPQYVMDFADMRSIPVLRTKQTTEKFIALITTILDDLFASYVVFHGNFVSIYNIGVMILGPSGIGKSESVLGLVERGHKFISDDMVRVKKLRTPSGFELKGEPYVDYGPYIEIRGIGIINVSQYYGEGRVLNFEHLGLVVNLIEWRSDYNYDRLGMEEKYQNILGLDIPMKEIPVSSGRNVPLLIEVAAYREVMRRLGYNSAEELERKVINFMKKERELE; translated from the coding sequence ATGGCCGAGGAGCTTAAACTCAAGAGTATAAAGGTTTCCAAACTTTTGGAGATCGATGAAAGCCAGAATTTTCTCATGGGGTTTGAGGTTCTTGCCGGCGGCGCGGGTTTGGATAAGGATATCACCTGCCCGGAAATAAATCGTCCCGGATTGACGCTTTCCGGTTTTATGGAGCATTTCGCCAGCGAGAGGATACAGGTTCTCGGGCGCGGCGAGGTGGCTTATATCGAAAAGCTGATCTCCGATAACGAGACTGAGAATATTGAGAATTTTTTTAAGTACGATATTCCCGTATGCATAATTACCCACGGGCAGGATATTCCCCAGTATGTGATGGATTTCGCCGATATGCGGTCTATCCCGGTGCTGAGGACGAAGCAGACGACCGAGAAGTTTATCGCGCTCATTACGACCATTCTCGACGACCTGTTCGCCTCGTATGTGGTGTTTCACGGGAACTTTGTTTCGATCTATAATATCGGCGTTATGATACTCGGTCCCAGCGGGATTGGGAAAAGCGAAAGCGTATTGGGTTTAGTCGAACGCGGGCATAAGTTTATCAGCGACGATATGGTGCGGGTCAAGAAACTCCGTACCCCCAGCGGCTTCGAGCTCAAAGGCGAACCGTATGTCGATTACGGCCCCTATATTGAAATTCGCGGCATCGGCATCATCAATGTCTCGCAGTATTACGGCGAGGGCAGGGTTCTCAACTTCGAGCATCTGGGGCTGGTGGTGAACCTGATCGAATGGCGCAGCGATTATAATTACGACCGGCTGGGAATGGAAGAAAAGTACCAGAATATACTGGGTCTGGATATCCCGATGAAAGAGATTCCCGTATCGAGCGGCAGGAATGTGCCTCTACTCATAGAGGTGGCCGCCTACCGGGAAGTGATGAGGCGGCTGGGATACAATTCCGCCGAGGAACTCGAACGGAAAGTGATCAATTTCATGAAGAAAGAGAGGGAATTAGAATAG
- the raiA gene encoding ribosome-associated translation inhibitor RaiA, with protein MNISYTGRHFDIDGEMKDYIEKRLQKVKFYFSQIIQVNIIMEKERVNYVVEIKVSANHDVYFAKESTAEWKEAVDLVTDKIEHEVKKKMDKIKDHHQTSELS; from the coding sequence ATGAACATTTCCTATACCGGCAGACATTTTGATATCGACGGGGAAATGAAGGATTATATCGAAAAGAGATTACAGAAAGTTAAATTTTATTTTAGCCAGATCATTCAGGTAAATATTATCATGGAGAAGGAACGCGTTAATTATGTAGTGGAAATCAAAGTCAGCGCGAACCATGACGTCTATTTCGCGAAAGAGTCCACGGCGGAATGGAAGGAAGCGGTCGACCTTGTTACCGATAAGATCGAGCATGAAGTAAAAAAGAAAATGGATAAAATAAAGGATCATCACCAGACTTCGGAACTCAGTTAG
- the whiG gene encoding RNA polymerase sigma factor WhiG — protein sequence MKGYEELEMLEEDELWDKYIKSHDQKIRNYFIEKYAPLVKYVAGRIAMNVPNSVEFNDLVSYGILGLIDAIDKFDPKREIKFKTYAVTRIRGSIFDELRAIDWLPRSVRQKAKEIERTIADLEAKLGRSAKDEEIAEAMGVNVDEFHTLLLRVSGNSLISMDENWFMNDGSDNAPMSIEETLESSDSYNPDVVAEKDEIKKLIARALMDLPEREKQVLILYYYEGLTLKEIGSILAVTESRVSQLHTKAIMRLRGKLEKIKEGFVQK from the coding sequence ATGAAGGGTTATGAAGAACTGGAAATGCTTGAGGAAGACGAGCTCTGGGATAAATACATTAAAAGCCACGATCAGAAAATCAGAAACTATTTCATAGAGAAATACGCTCCGCTTGTAAAATATGTAGCCGGGCGTATCGCTATGAATGTCCCGAACTCGGTGGAGTTTAATGATCTGGTGAGTTACGGTATCCTCGGGCTGATAGACGCGATAGATAAGTTCGACCCCAAACGGGAAATCAAGTTCAAGACCTACGCGGTCACCCGTATCCGGGGTTCTATATTCGACGAGCTTCGCGCGATCGACTGGCTGCCCCGTTCGGTACGCCAGAAGGCGAAGGAGATCGAACGGACGATCGCCGACCTCGAAGCGAAGCTGGGGCGTTCCGCCAAGGACGAGGAGATCGCCGAGGCGATGGGCGTCAATGTGGACGAGTTCCATACCCTGCTCCTGCGTGTCAGCGGAAATTCGCTGATATCGATGGACGAGAACTGGTTTATGAACGACGGGAGCGACAATGCCCCGATGTCGATAGAAGAAACGTTGGAAAGCTCCGACAGCTACAATCCCGATGTAGTCGCGGAGAAGGATGAAATTAAAAAACTGATCGCGCGGGCGCTGATGGATCTTCCCGAGCGGGAGAAACAGGTTCTGATACTGTATTATTACGAAGGACTGACGCTGAAGGAAATCGGCAGTATCCTAGCCGTTACCGAATCCCGTGTATCCCAGCTTCATACGAAAGCGATTATGCGGCTGCGCGGCAAACTGGAAAAAATCAAAGAGGGTTTCGTCCAAAAGTAG
- a CDS encoding iron ABC transporter permease yields MTKKTFFYTILFILIAAGAVFFTLYQSGTAFDTVLPIRLNLLAQYFFIAMILSFSGMILQTLLANPLAEPYILGVSGGSGLGSVAAVFFSVAPVILFRTVFAAAGGVAVGLLILLFSGRRNNFSIGVAVLAGVGFNSFASAGIVLLQNLMRPNDFRASISWLLGNIDYITPPELAVLGAGALPPLLFLLVYGKELDIYLSGDEMATAVGVDTGRLKITGFIAVSLSAAIGVSIAGMIGFIGLMVPHIVKMLLRPTHRGSVAPLALTGFAILLVAGILSKALVPGTILPLGAMTSLIGAPFFVYLLVSRFPRA; encoded by the coding sequence GTGACAAAAAAAACCTTTTTTTATACTATTCTTTTTATTCTGATCGCCGCCGGAGCGGTTTTCTTCACCCTCTATCAATCCGGAACCGCGTTCGATACAGTCCTGCCGATACGCCTGAACCTGCTCGCGCAGTACTTCTTTATCGCGATGATACTATCATTCTCGGGCATGATACTCCAGACCCTTCTCGCGAACCCGCTCGCGGAGCCGTATATCCTCGGGGTGTCCGGCGGGTCGGGGCTGGGATCGGTGGCCGCGGTGTTCTTTTCGGTCGCCCCGGTCATCCTGTTCCGCACCGTGTTCGCGGCGGCGGGGGGTGTCGCGGTCGGCCTCCTGATACTCCTCTTCAGCGGGCGGCGGAACAACTTCTCCATCGGGGTGGCGGTTCTCGCCGGGGTGGGGTTTAATTCGTTCGCGTCGGCGGGTATCGTGCTCCTGCAGAACCTGATGCGCCCCAACGACTTCCGCGCGTCTATTTCGTGGCTCCTCGGCAACATCGATTATATCACGCCGCCCGAACTCGCCGTGCTGGGAGCGGGCGCGCTCCCGCCGTTACTATTCCTGCTGGTCTACGGTAAGGAGCTGGATATTTATCTGTCGGGGGACGAGATGGCTACCGCTGTCGGTGTGGACACCGGGCGGCTGAAAATCACCGGGTTTATCGCGGTCAGCCTGTCCGCCGCAATCGGCGTTTCTATCGCGGGGATGATCGGGTTTATCGGGCTGATGGTCCCGCATATCGTGAAAATGCTCCTTCGCCCGACGCATCGCGGATCGGTTGCGCCTCTCGCGCTAACCGGGTTCGCTATCCTTCTGGTCGCGGGCATACTCTCGAAAGCCCTCGTGCCCGGCACGATCCTTCCTCTCGGGGCGATGACGTCCCTAATCGGCGCGCCCTTCTTCGTCTACCTGCTGGTCTCCCGTTTCCCCCGGGCCTAG
- a CDS encoding A/G-specific adenine glycosylase, with the protein MDEQLNAVIALAAWYSEHKRPMPWRDNPTPYHVLISEFMLQQTQVATVVEYFNRFIKRFPDIRKLARASYEDVLHHWAGLGYYSRALNLHETAKLIAAMDEFPRAKEELLALPGIGPYTAGAILSIAFDIPEPLLDANVERVLSRAERVPGSKDFKKQLWLHASAWVNIAYSHNIPPSVINQALMELGATVCKPKNPACPECPLYQHCDARIAGETDRFPPEKPKKEWVTVDEEVYCIFNSDSKFLLRKRGGQEWRAGLWDLPDTLPVPESKLAYKGAADIRLTVTRHKIFRTAVIYRYKGKMNRLDPEKYYWMPTAELESPSVPCGPSLLRTMKKVMEMLGPGETGDQQVDEEGRAD; encoded by the coding sequence ATGGACGAACAGCTCAACGCGGTCATAGCCCTCGCGGCATGGTATTCGGAACACAAACGCCCGATGCCGTGGCGGGACAATCCCACGCCGTATCATGTCCTGATCTCGGAGTTCATGCTCCAGCAGACGCAGGTCGCCACAGTGGTCGAATACTTCAATCGGTTCATCAAACGTTTCCCCGATATCCGCAAACTCGCGCGCGCGAGCTACGAGGATGTGCTCCATCATTGGGCGGGGCTGGGGTACTACAGCCGCGCGCTCAACCTCCACGAGACCGCGAAACTGATCGCCGCGATGGACGAATTCCCCCGCGCGAAGGAGGAGTTGCTCGCCCTGCCGGGGATCGGGCCGTACACCGCCGGCGCGATCCTGTCGATAGCGTTCGATATCCCGGAGCCTCTGCTCGACGCCAATGTCGAACGGGTGCTGTCGCGGGCGGAACGCGTGCCCGGCTCGAAGGACTTCAAGAAGCAGCTATGGCTCCACGCGTCGGCGTGGGTGAATATCGCCTACTCGCATAACATCCCCCCGTCGGTAATCAACCAGGCGCTGATGGAGCTCGGCGCGACCGTCTGCAAGCCGAAAAATCCCGCCTGCCCGGAATGCCCGCTCTATCAGCATTGCGATGCGCGAATCGCCGGGGAGACCGATCGATTCCCGCCGGAGAAGCCGAAGAAGGAGTGGGTTACGGTGGACGAGGAAGTCTACTGTATCTTTAACAGCGACTCGAAGTTTCTGCTGCGGAAACGCGGCGGGCAGGAATGGCGCGCGGGGCTTTGGGATCTGCCGGATACATTGCCGGTACCCGAAAGTAAGCTCGCGTATAAGGGCGCGGCGGATATCCGTCTTACTGTCACCCGCCATAAAATATTCCGTACCGCAGTGATCTACCGTTATAAGGGGAAGATGAACCGGCTCGACCCGGAGAAATATTACTGGATGCCGACCGCCGAACTGGAATCGCCTTCTGTGCCCTGCGGCCCGAGCCTTCTGCGGACGATGAAAAAGGTGATGGAGATGCTAGGCCCGGGGGAAACGGGAGACCAGCAGGTAGACGAAGAAGGGCGCGCCGATTAG